The following are encoded together in the Adhaeribacter arboris genome:
- a CDS encoding S8 family serine peptidase: MVYFFQNKSFKLTLFCWLVLLPGLAIRSQAQSKPNYKMSAAHPLAKIGSELAELQANHKAGTHGIQKLGTGKLSKKSLLQIQGDYVVIEAVAELNQTAQLLADLKAMGMTHAAAYGRMVSGLMPINKLSKVAALPNLHFARPAYKPINKVGEVTSQGDVAMYADSVREYQVLKGKGNKIGVLSDSYNSRGGAEKGIKSGDIPGKGNPNGYTTPVEVLEDYINFNNIDEGRAMIEIVHDVAPAAKLAFHTAFLGQANFAQGILDLQKAGCNIITDDVYYPTEPMFQDGIIAQAVDEVAKKNVAYFSSAGNSARQSYQAKFKNSGKNIVVDGVNYGVAHDFGNGDITQTIRLLKGGLLSAPLQWDDPFFSASGLPGAETDLDVLVFYQGELLTFLSSLEKNVGNDPVEYLGITTDTSSSADLEIAIVKYSGPDPNYIKWINFGDAVPQEHDTKSSTIVGHSNAAGAVSTGAVFWGQTPAYGTPKPIAEDFSSAGGTPILFDADGKRIKEVVRRKPEIMAPDGGNTTFFYQLFQGKYYFFGTSAAAPHAAAVAALMQESAGQNLSREKILQTMQETAIDMDKPGFDYNTGYGFLNAFDAVNAVAVPGTRSFAILNASNGQEIQTLSEGTVINLTRLATNKVRFRALTGPMQVGSVVLELNGKKITENKAPYDYPSSSDSFELAPGDYTLTATPYSQTLGKGEAGLPLTVHFRVLEEKILSFELVNVATGKIIKTLENGDLLYLPDLPQKLNIRAITSPGEVGSVQFNLNGILTTENLRPYDLAGNSGGSINFTTGLYALSATTYPENLGKGKAGDTKTIFFGAASVQADVAAITDKLNNKETLTVFPNPVAQKARIQFKASETSTASLTIYNLNGSPVATLYKGSVEAGKQYEFEWDGGNLPGGLYVSRLVTKSGVLHRTIKLQK, from the coding sequence ATGGTTTACTTCTTCCAAAACAAATCTTTTAAGCTTACGCTCTTTTGTTGGTTAGTACTTTTACCCGGTCTGGCCATTCGCTCGCAAGCGCAATCTAAGCCTAATTACAAAATGTCGGCGGCGCATCCTTTGGCTAAAATTGGCTCGGAACTAGCCGAACTGCAGGCGAACCACAAAGCCGGCACCCATGGCATTCAAAAGCTAGGTACGGGTAAGCTGTCCAAGAAAAGCCTGTTGCAAATTCAAGGCGATTACGTGGTTATAGAAGCCGTAGCGGAACTTAACCAAACCGCGCAATTGCTCGCCGATCTAAAAGCAATGGGTATGACCCACGCCGCCGCTTATGGCCGCATGGTATCCGGATTAATGCCCATTAATAAGCTAAGTAAAGTGGCGGCTTTACCCAACTTGCACTTTGCCCGGCCGGCCTATAAACCCATTAATAAAGTTGGCGAGGTAACCAGCCAGGGCGATGTAGCCATGTACGCCGATTCGGTGCGCGAGTACCAGGTTTTAAAGGGTAAAGGCAACAAAATCGGGGTATTATCCGATAGCTACAATAGCCGGGGCGGCGCCGAAAAGGGAATTAAATCCGGGGATATACCGGGCAAAGGTAATCCGAATGGCTATACTACTCCCGTAGAAGTGCTCGAAGATTATATAAATTTTAATAATATTGATGAAGGGCGGGCCATGATAGAAATTGTGCACGACGTAGCGCCGGCCGCCAAATTAGCTTTTCACACGGCCTTCCTGGGGCAGGCTAATTTTGCCCAAGGCATTTTGGATTTGCAAAAAGCCGGTTGTAATATCATTACCGACGACGTGTACTACCCCACTGAACCTATGTTTCAGGACGGAATAATTGCTCAGGCCGTAGACGAAGTAGCTAAGAAAAATGTAGCTTACTTTAGTTCGGCGGGTAACAGCGCCCGGCAATCGTACCAGGCCAAATTTAAAAATTCCGGTAAAAACATAGTAGTTGATGGCGTAAATTACGGCGTAGCCCATGACTTCGGCAATGGCGATATTACCCAAACCATCCGGTTACTGAAGGGGGGCTTACTCAGTGCGCCGCTGCAGTGGGATGATCCTTTTTTCTCGGCGAGTGGTTTACCGGGAGCAGAAACCGACTTAGATGTATTGGTTTTTTATCAAGGAGAATTGCTTACTTTTCTTTCTTCCCTGGAGAAAAACGTAGGCAATGATCCCGTGGAATACCTGGGAATTACCACCGATACCAGCTCCAGCGCCGACCTGGAAATTGCTATCGTCAAGTACAGCGGTCCGGACCCTAATTACATTAAATGGATAAATTTCGGCGATGCCGTACCCCAAGAACACGATACCAAAAGTTCTACCATTGTGGGCCATAGCAATGCCGCCGGAGCAGTTAGTACCGGGGCCGTTTTCTGGGGCCAAACGCCGGCTTACGGCACCCCCAAACCAATAGCCGAGGATTTTTCTTCGGCGGGCGGCACGCCTATTTTGTTTGATGCGGATGGAAAACGGATAAAAGAGGTAGTCCGGCGCAAACCGGAAATAATGGCCCCGGATGGCGGAAATACAACTTTCTTCTATCAGCTTTTTCAGGGTAAGTATTATTTTTTCGGTACTTCGGCGGCGGCGCCGCATGCGGCAGCCGTAGCGGCGCTCATGCAGGAATCAGCCGGCCAGAATCTAAGCCGGGAGAAAATTCTGCAGACCATGCAGGAAACCGCCATTGATATGGACAAGCCTGGGTTTGATTATAATACCGGGTATGGTTTCCTGAATGCTTTTGATGCCGTAAATGCGGTAGCCGTTCCCGGTACCCGCTCTTTTGCCATTTTAAACGCGAGTAACGGCCAGGAGATCCAAACACTGAGCGAAGGCACGGTTATTAACCTGACAAGGTTGGCCACGAATAAAGTACGGTTCCGGGCTTTAACGGGTCCCATGCAAGTAGGCAGCGTGGTGCTGGAACTAAACGGTAAAAAAATTACGGAGAACAAAGCGCCCTACGATTACCCGAGTTCTTCCGACAGTTTTGAATTAGCGCCCGGCGATTATACTTTAACCGCCACGCCGTATTCCCAAACGCTGGGAAAAGGCGAGGCCGGCCTGCCCTTAACCGTTCATTTTAGAGTGCTGGAAGAAAAAATTCTTAGTTTTGAGTTGGTGAACGTGGCCACCGGCAAAATAATCAAAACTTTAGAAAACGGCGATCTTTTGTATTTACCCGACTTACCGCAAAAACTTAACATACGAGCCATCACTAGTCCCGGTGAAGTAGGCAGCGTGCAGTTTAACTTAAATGGTATTCTCACCACCGAAAACCTGCGGCCCTACGACTTAGCGGGTAATTCCGGGGGCAGCATTAATTTTACTACTGGCTTATACGCCCTTTCGGCCACTACTTACCCCGAAAATTTAGGTAAGGGCAAAGCGGGGGATACTAAAACTATTTTCTTTGGGGCCGCCAGCGTGCAAGCCGATGTAGCCGCTATCACGGATAAGCTGAACAATAAGGAGACATTAACGGTATTTCCGAATCCGGTGGCTCAAAAAGCCAGAATTCAGTTTAAAGCATCTGAAACCAGTACGGCTTCGCTCACCATCTATAACCTGAATGGTAGTCCGGTAGCTACTTTGTACAAGGGCAGTGTAGAGGCGGGCAAGCAATACGAATTTGAATGGGATGGTGGTAACTTGCCCGGGGGGTTATACGTGAGCCGTTTGGTGACCAAATCAGGCGTATTGCACCGCACCATTAAACTGCAGAAATAA
- a CDS encoding flavin monoamine oxidase family protein, whose translation MKQVNRRDFLKSTVIAGLGSSIITPDLVPKQSHPEKQAPETNPAANPAGKKVIVAGAGIAGLCCGYELMKRGHDVTVLEGSPRHGGHILTVRDGLSDGLYADFGAENITQPGYELFWNYAKQFNLTVLPYPKRDNILRRIKGQFYSEEMLRDPTVLKKFGFNAREITYLSENEWPELDLLYTKPYLSKFKDEYQPFGVGYDHLDTTPIADIYRKEGASPAALEFLGGQETSAQFELWRQAILQMRGLPLFPKKVFRLQNGNQSLPNAFAKQLGERVKLNSPIISIRHQPKGVTVKYLEFGKEKEITADYLANCIPLPAFSKIPVEPALPAEKKYVLDHIAYDSYARFVFQASSKFWLKDNLSINMDLNHPDIGGIWQVAEEVDTHRVALMGMGPGGTTPQRAIAAFREVYPGKQDTIEQALVKDWPREQYAFTCERLNFPMGSLKKLWPHVMEPHGRIHFAGAYADNLNWGMEAATRSANRVAKEIDQA comes from the coding sequence ATGAAACAAGTTAATCGCAGAGATTTTCTCAAATCCACGGTAATAGCGGGTCTGGGTTCTTCTATTATAACTCCCGATTTAGTACCTAAGCAAAGCCACCCCGAAAAACAAGCACCGGAAACGAACCCGGCGGCTAATCCGGCGGGCAAAAAGGTTATTGTGGCTGGAGCGGGTATTGCCGGACTTTGCTGCGGGTACGAATTAATGAAACGAGGACATGATGTAACAGTTTTAGAAGGTTCGCCGCGGCACGGCGGCCATATCCTCACTGTTAGAGACGGCTTATCAGATGGATTGTACGCCGATTTTGGGGCCGAAAATATTACCCAACCCGGTTACGAATTATTCTGGAATTACGCCAAACAATTTAACTTAACGGTACTCCCTTACCCCAAGCGCGACAATATTTTACGACGCATTAAAGGTCAGTTTTATTCCGAAGAAATGCTGCGGGACCCAACGGTACTGAAAAAATTCGGGTTTAATGCCCGGGAGATTACATATTTAAGCGAGAATGAATGGCCGGAACTGGATTTATTATACACGAAGCCTTATCTAAGCAAATTTAAAGATGAGTACCAACCTTTTGGCGTGGGCTACGACCACCTAGATACGACTCCCATTGCTGACATTTACCGGAAGGAAGGCGCCTCCCCGGCTGCCCTGGAGTTTTTAGGGGGCCAGGAAACCTCGGCTCAATTTGAATTATGGCGCCAGGCTATCCTGCAAATGCGAGGTTTACCGCTTTTCCCGAAAAAAGTATTCCGGCTCCAAAATGGAAACCAAAGTTTGCCCAATGCTTTTGCTAAACAACTAGGGGAAAGGGTAAAATTAAACTCGCCGATTATCAGCATCCGGCACCAGCCCAAAGGAGTTACTGTTAAATACCTGGAGTTTGGTAAAGAAAAAGAAATAACCGCCGATTACCTGGCCAATTGCATTCCACTGCCGGCATTCAGTAAAATACCCGTAGAACCTGCTTTGCCCGCCGAAAAAAAGTACGTCCTTGACCACATTGCGTATGATTCGTACGCACGTTTTGTATTTCAGGCCAGCTCTAAATTCTGGCTGAAAGATAATTTGAGCATTAACATGGATTTGAACCATCCGGATATTGGCGGCATTTGGCAGGTAGCCGAAGAAGTAGATACGCACCGGGTGGCTTTAATGGGCATGGGGCCGGGCGGCACTACTCCCCAACGCGCCATAGCCGCTTTCCGGGAAGTATACCCCGGCAAGCAGGACACCATTGAACAAGCTTTGGTAAAAGACTGGCCGCGGGAACAATACGCCTTTACTTGCGAACGGCTGAACTTCCCGATGGGTAGCCTTAAAAAATTATGGCCCCACGTCATGGAGCCGCACGGTCGCATTCACTTTGCCGGTGCCTACGCCGATAATTTAAACTGGGGCATGGAAGCCGCCACTCGCTCCGCTAACCGCGTAGCGAAGGAAATAGATCAAGCTTAA